A stretch of Elephas maximus indicus isolate mEleMax1 chromosome 20, mEleMax1 primary haplotype, whole genome shotgun sequence DNA encodes these proteins:
- the GPR62 gene encoding G-protein coupled receptor 62 produces the protein MANTTGLNATEVAGSVGLVLAAFVEAATLLGNSALLAVVLRTPGLCDALYLVHLCVVDLLAAASIMPLGLLAAPPPGLGRVRLGPAPCRVARFLSAALLPACTLGVAALGLARYRLIVHPLRPGARPQPALVLAVLWAAAGLLGALSLLGPPPAPPPAPARCSVLAGGLGPFRPLWALLAFALPAFLLLGAYGSIFLVARRAALRPPRPLRSARGSRLRSDSLDSRLSILPPLRPRLPWGKAALAPALAVGQFAACWLPYFCACLAPAARAASAEAAVTWVAYSAFAAHPFLYGLLQRPVRRAVGRLARRVLPRPPRTCALQAWHPRALLQLLQGHPDGPALGPSEVPEQPPELEREGRLSMPEAT, from the coding sequence ATGGCCAACACCACAGGGCTGAACGCCACAGAAGTCGCAGGCTCGGTGGGGCTGGTCCTGGCGGCCTTCGTGGAGGCGGCGACATTGTTGGGCAACAGCGCATTGCTGGCCGTGGTGCTGCGCACGCCAGGGCTGTGCGACGCCCTCTATCTGGTGCACCTCTGCGTCGTGGACCTGCTGGCAGCCGCCTCCATCATGCCCCTGGGCCTGCTGGCCGCGCCTCCGCCGGGGTTAGGCCGCGTGCGCCTGGGCCCCGCGCCATGCCGCGTTGCGCGCTTCCTCTCCGCTGCGCTGCTGCCGGCTTGCACTCTCGGCGTGGCCGCACTAGGCCTAGCGCGCTACCGCCTCATCGTGCACCCGCTGAGGCCCGGCGCGCGGCCACAGCCCGCGCTCGTGCTCGCCGTCCTGTGGGCCGCGGCCGGGCTGCTGGGCGCGCTCTCGTTGCTCGGGCCGCCGCCCGCACCGCCCCCTGCTCCTGCGCGCTGCTCGGTCCTGGCTGGTGGTCTCGGGCCCTTCCGACCACTCTGGGCGCTGCTGGCCTTCGCGCTGCCCGCCTTCCTGCTGCTTGGCGCCTACGGCAGCATCTTCCTTGTGGCCCGCCGCGCCGCCCTGCGCCCCCCGCGGCCCCTGCGGTCCGCGCGAGGGTCCCGGCTGCGCTCCGACTCTCTAGACAGCCGCCTCTCCATCCTGCCACCCCTCCGGCCTCGCCTGCCCTGGGGCAAGGCGGCCCTGGCCCCAGCACTGGCCGTGGGCCAATTCGCAGCCTGCTGGCTGCCCTATTTCTGTGCGTGCCTGGCACCTGCAGCGCGAGCCGCATCTGCCGAGGCTGCAGTCACCTGGGTGGCCTATTCTGCCTTCGCAGCTCACCCATTCCTGTACGGCCTGCTGCAGCGCCCTGTGCGCAGAGCAGTAGGCCGTCTCGCCCGACGTGTGCTGCCCAGACCCCCAAGGACCTGTGCACTGCAGGCCTGGCATCCTCGAGCTCTCCTGCAGCTTCTCCAGGGACACCCGGACGGCCCTGCCCTAGGCCCTTCTGAGGTCCCAGAACAGCCCCCAGAGTTGGAGAGAGAGGGGAGGCTGAGTATGCCAGAGGCCACCTGA
- the PCBP4 gene encoding poly(rC)-binding protein 4, which yields MSSSDAGLEEEPELSITLTLRMLMHGKEVGSIIGKKGETVKRIREQSSARITISEGSCPERITTITGSTAAVFHAVSMIAFKLDEDLCAAPANGGNISRPPVTLRLVIPASQCGSLIGKAGTKIKEIRETTGAQVQVAGDLLPNSTERAVTVSGVPDAIILCVRQICAVILESPPKGATIPYHPSLSLGTVLLSANQGFSVQGQYGAVTPAEVTKLQQLSGHTVPFASPSVVAGLDPSTQTSSQEFLVPNDLIGCVIGRQGSKISEIRQMSGAHIKIGNQAEGAGERHVTITGSPVSIALAQYLITACLETAKSTSGGTPGSAPADLPAPFSPPLTALPTAPPGLLGTPYAISLSNFIGLKPVPFLALPPASPGPPPGLAAYTAKMAAANGSKKAERQKFSPY from the exons ATGAGCAGCTCAGATGCGGGGCTGGAGGAGGAGCCGGAGCTCAGCATCACACTCACGCTGCGGATGCTGATGCATGGGAAG GAGGTGGGCAGCATAATCGGGAAG AAGGGAGAGACTGTAAAACGAATCCGGGAGCAG AGCAGCGCCCGGATCACCATCTCCGAGGGCTCCTGTCCCGAGCGCATCACCACCATCACAGGGTCTACAGCGGCAGTCTTCCATGCCGTGTCCATGATCGCCTTCAAGCTAGATGAG GACCTTTGCGCGGCCCCCGCAAACGGTGGGAACATATCCAGGCCTCCGGTGACCCTGCGCCTTGTCATCCCCGCTAGCCAGTGTGGCTCACTGATTGGGAAGGCTGGCACCAAGATCAAGGAGATCCGGGAG ACCACAGGTGCCCAGGTGCAGGTGGCAGGGGACCTGCTCCCCAACTCCACGGAGCGTGCTGTCACTGTGTCTGGGGTGCCTGACGCCATCATCCTGTGTGTGCGCCAGATCTGCGCTGTTATCCTGGAG TCCCCACCCAAAGGAGCCACAATCCCGTATCATCCAAGCCTCTCCCTAGGCACTGTCCTTCTCTCTGCTAACCAG GGCTTCTCTGTCCAGGGCCAGTATGGGGCTGTGACCCCAGCTGAG GTCACCAAGCTCCAGCAGCTCTCAGGGCACACGGTCCCCTTTGCCTCACCCAGTGTAGTAGCAG GACTGGATCCCAGCACGCAGACCAGCTCGCAGGAATTCTTGGTTCCCAATGAT CTGATCGGCTGCGTGATCGGGCGCCAGGGCAGCAAGATCAGTGAGATCCGACAGATGTCAGGTGCACATATCAAGATTGGGAACCAAGCGGAGGGTGCCGGTGAGCGGCATGTGACCATCACTGGCTCCCCAGTCTCCATCGCCCTGGCCCAATACCTCATCACTGCCTG TCTAGAGACGGCCAAGTCTACCTCTGGGGGGACACCCGGCTCGGCCCCTGCAGACCTGCCCGCCCCCTTCTCGCCACCCCTGACGGCCCTACCCACGGCTCCCCCAGGCCTGCTGGGCACACCCTATGCCATCTCCCTCTCCAACTTCATCGGCCTCAAGCCAGTGCCCTTCTTGGCTCTGCCACCTGCCTCCCCCGGGCCACCTCCGGGCCTGGCGGCCTACACTGCCAAGATGGCAGCAGCCAATGGGAGCAAGAAAGCCGAGCGGCAGAAATTCTCCCCCTACTGA
- the ABHD14B gene encoding putative protein-lysine deacylase ABHD14B: MADVEQQEGSIQVQGQNLFFREMLPGGGQASRFSVLLLHGVRFSSETWQNLGTLHKLAQAGYRAVAIDLPGLGHSKEATAPAPLGELAPGSFLSSVVDALKLGPPVVISPSLSGMYSLPFLTAPGSQLRGYVPVAPICTDKIKAADYASVKTPALIVYGDQDPMGQTSFEHLKQLPNHRVLVMEGAGHPCYLDKPEEWHAALLDFLQGLA; the protein is encoded by the exons ATGGCGGACGTGGAGCAGCAAGAAGGGAGCATCCAGGTGCAGGGTCAGAACCTCTTCTTCCGGGAGATGCTACCAGGTGGTGGGCAGGCCTCCCGTTTCTCTGTGCTGCTGCTGCATGGGGTCCGCTTCTCCTCTGAGACCTGGCAGAACCTGGGCACACTGCACAAGCTGGCCCAGGCCGGCTACCGGGCTGTGGCCATTGACCTGCCAG GCCTGGGGCACTCCAAGGAAGCAACAGCCCCTGCTCCTCTTGGGGAGCTCGCCCCTGGCAGCTTCCTGTCATCTGTGGTGGATGCCTTGAAGCTGGGCCCCCCGGTTGTGATCAGCCCATCGCTGAGTGGCATGTACTCTCTGCCCTTCCTCACGGCCCCTGGCTCCCAGCTCCGGGGCTATGTGCCTGTGGCCCCCATCTGCACTGACAAAATCAAAGCTGCCGACTATGCCAGTGTGAAG acTCCCGCTCTGATTGTATACGGAGACCAGGACCCCATGGGCCAGACCAGCTTTGAACACCTGAAGCAGCTGCCCAACCACCGGGTGCTGGTCATGGAGGGGGCAGGGCACCCCTGTTACCTGGACAAGCCTGAAGAATGGCATGCGGCACTGCTGGACTTCCTGCAGGGCCTGGCATGA